A portion of the Edaphobacter lichenicola genome contains these proteins:
- a CDS encoding sodium:solute symporter family transporter → MICQVAGLGAGTGCNLRPSQLVEEACCVQARGRYTLARMHAAVVPTRLHPFDLGLIVVYLIGITLFGLRFRSSKDPNARSLRSYFLADQTIPWWAIALSIVSAETSTLTIISIPGVAFAGDFGFLQIVIGYMIGRVVVALIFLPKYFQGQMLTAYQLIDRRFGHTLHKVTAGLFLLTRAAAEGVRVFAVSIVVGIAIGTRDVLSIGIISALTLLYTFEGGMAAVIWTDVVQMAIYIGGTMVAIFTLGTHVPGGWAQIHEVAAAAGKFRLFHFALNLTQSYTFWAGVLGGTFLTMASHGTDQLMVQRMLAARNLRESRLALLSSGGVIFLQFTLFLLIGVGLYVFYGLHPTVFASADRIFPTFIVREMPIGIAGLLVAAILAAAMSNLSAALNSLSSTTVVDFYTHWRPEADDRERMMVSRSSTVVWALVLFGVAVYSVFAGGKGHVVEVGLSIASVAYGALLGVFLLGTLTRYATQAGAIIGMIFGFALNLLLWLHVSPITLGPITVPHIAFTWYVLIGSIVTFAVGSLASMVLPGGRSAQERSRAAARVVGIVLALAVPFLLALRCEAQGASAGRGSDSAREHYDFSGVSAVLDQAIATKKLPGAVVLVNHDGRTVFEKAYGNRALEPAVEPMTEGTVFDMASLTKCLVTATAVMQLYEAHKLQLDDPVAKYLPEFAVNGKQAVTFRELLTHYSGLPEDLDLKDAWGLAAPDKAEGVRRAMNAALETVPGTHFKYSDINFITLGVLVEKVSGERLDDYAEKHIFGPLKMTHTRYLPASAWIPNIAPTAYDNEGTAATNPDFDRLLRGTVHDPTTRRMGGVAGHAGVFSTAGDVALFAQGLLDRLAGRPSNFPLEQSTLKLMTQPEQPWTAAAGATVFTADGKTTTGVATRGFGWDINSAFSRPRGEVFPIGSFGHTGFTGTSLWMDPSSDTFVILLSNAIHPRGAPPISVVRGQVASATARALRLPERPRSDVITSKTLTGIDALEASHFEALAQAAKRHGNHLRLGLLTNQTGLDREGRRTIDILFHSIPEVELKTLFSPEHGLLGVKDSTKISNDVDPSTQLPVLSLYGVKPEQRRPSIESLKGLDAVVIDLQDMGVRFFTYEVVVGYFLEAAAQAHIEIILLDRPNPNGGIAVQGPVSDAGAESYNNYMQMPVRNGMTLGELARYFNSERKIPSVTSPNIQIPIRAQLTIVPMQNWERREFFDETGLIWTNPSPNLRSPVAATLYPGIGMTEMTNISVGRGSDKPYEHIGAPYINGPELAAYLTARNIPGVSITATSFAVAEDSNHYPSHGKTIPGVAFTVTDRNIFDSPEFGLEVLSALHHLYPEFQLAKAAYLVTNVDTMQALTNQDDPRKIAAAWKTELAAFEHRRQEYLLYK, encoded by the coding sequence ATGATATGTCAGGTTGCGGGTCTGGGAGCGGGGACGGGCTGCAACCTTCGTCCGTCACAACTTGTGGAAGAGGCATGCTGCGTGCAGGCGCGTGGTCGCTATACACTTGCACGAATGCATGCTGCCGTAGTTCCAACGCGCCTCCACCCCTTCGACCTGGGCTTGATCGTCGTTTACCTGATTGGTATCACGCTGTTTGGCCTGAGGTTCCGAAGTAGTAAAGACCCGAATGCACGATCGCTGCGGAGTTACTTTCTGGCCGACCAGACGATTCCGTGGTGGGCGATTGCGCTGTCGATCGTCTCGGCCGAGACCAGTACGCTGACGATCATCAGTATTCCGGGTGTAGCGTTTGCCGGGGATTTTGGATTTCTGCAGATTGTCATCGGCTACATGATCGGGCGCGTGGTTGTGGCGTTGATCTTTCTACCGAAGTATTTTCAGGGGCAGATGCTGACCGCGTATCAGTTGATCGATAGGCGCTTCGGGCACACATTGCATAAGGTGACGGCGGGTTTGTTTTTGTTGACGCGGGCGGCGGCTGAGGGTGTGAGGGTGTTTGCAGTGAGCATCGTGGTGGGAATCGCGATTGGGACGCGGGATGTGTTGTCGATCGGGATTATCTCTGCGTTGACGCTGCTCTACACATTCGAGGGTGGGATGGCTGCGGTGATTTGGACCGATGTTGTGCAGATGGCGATCTATATAGGCGGGACGATGGTGGCGATCTTTACGCTGGGAACGCATGTGCCGGGGGGATGGGCGCAGATTCATGAGGTCGCGGCGGCTGCGGGTAAGTTTCGCCTGTTCCACTTCGCGTTGAACCTGACGCAGAGCTATACGTTTTGGGCAGGGGTGCTGGGGGGAACGTTTTTGACGATGGCTTCGCATGGAACGGATCAGTTGATGGTGCAACGGATGTTGGCCGCGAGGAATCTGCGGGAGTCTCGTCTGGCGCTGCTGTCGAGTGGGGGTGTGATCTTTCTGCAGTTCACACTTTTTCTGCTGATCGGTGTGGGGCTTTATGTCTTCTATGGGCTGCATCCGACGGTGTTTGCTTCAGCGGATCGGATCTTTCCTACGTTTATCGTTCGGGAGATGCCGATTGGCATTGCCGGATTGCTGGTGGCCGCGATTCTCGCGGCGGCGATGTCGAATTTGAGTGCTGCGCTCAATTCCCTTTCATCGACGACGGTCGTGGATTTTTATACGCACTGGCGGCCGGAGGCGGATGATCGGGAACGCATGATGGTGTCGCGATCGAGCACGGTTGTGTGGGCGCTGGTGTTGTTCGGGGTTGCTGTGTATAGCGTGTTTGCTGGTGGGAAGGGCCATGTGGTGGAGGTTGGGTTGTCGATTGCTTCGGTGGCGTATGGCGCGTTGCTGGGGGTGTTTTTGCTGGGGACACTGACTCGTTATGCCACGCAGGCAGGGGCGATTATTGGGATGATTTTTGGTTTCGCGTTGAATCTTCTGCTATGGCTGCATGTGTCGCCGATTACGCTGGGGCCGATTACGGTTCCGCATATTGCCTTCACCTGGTATGTGCTGATTGGGTCTATCGTGACTTTTGCTGTGGGTTCGCTCGCTAGCATGGTGTTGCCTGGGGGGCGATCGGCTCAAGAACGAAGCAGGGCTGCGGCACGTGTTGTGGGGATAGTGCTCGCGTTGGCTGTGCCGTTTTTACTGGCGTTGCGTTGTGAGGCGCAGGGTGCTTCTGCTGGCAGAGGCTCTGATAGTGCCCGGGAGCATTACGATTTCAGCGGCGTTTCTGCGGTTTTGGATCAGGCGATCGCTACTAAGAAGCTTCCGGGTGCGGTGGTGCTGGTCAACCATGATGGAAGAACGGTGTTTGAGAAGGCTTATGGTAACCGTGCCCTTGAGCCCGCTGTTGAACCAATGACGGAGGGCACCGTCTTCGATATGGCTTCGTTGACCAAGTGCCTTGTCACGGCGACAGCGGTGATGCAGCTGTATGAAGCCCATAAACTGCAGCTTGATGACCCGGTTGCGAAGTATCTGCCGGAGTTCGCCGTCAATGGAAAACAAGCGGTTACTTTTCGTGAGTTGCTGACTCACTATTCTGGCTTGCCGGAAGATCTCGATTTGAAAGATGCCTGGGGGCTGGCCGCTCCCGATAAGGCGGAGGGTGTCCGAAGAGCCATGAATGCAGCATTGGAGACTGTGCCCGGCACGCATTTCAAGTACTCGGATATCAACTTCATCACATTGGGGGTGCTGGTGGAGAAGGTGAGCGGGGAGAGGCTTGACGACTATGCGGAGAAGCATATCTTCGGACCGCTCAAGATGACACATACTCGCTATCTCCCCGCCAGTGCGTGGATTCCGAACATCGCTCCGACGGCATATGACAATGAAGGCACCGCGGCTACAAATCCTGATTTTGACAGGCTGCTTCGCGGGACTGTGCATGATCCGACGACTCGGCGCATGGGGGGTGTTGCCGGGCACGCGGGAGTGTTTTCTACTGCTGGGGATGTTGCGCTGTTTGCGCAGGGACTACTCGACAGACTTGCGGGGCGTCCGAGTAATTTCCCTCTGGAGCAATCGACACTCAAGCTGATGACTCAGCCGGAGCAACCCTGGACGGCCGCTGCGGGCGCGACAGTTTTTACCGCCGATGGCAAGACCACGACAGGAGTTGCAACGCGTGGTTTTGGTTGGGATATCAACTCGGCGTTTTCGCGTCCGCGTGGCGAGGTGTTCCCAATCGGCAGCTTTGGACACACTGGCTTTACAGGTACGTCGCTTTGGATGGACCCGTCGAGTGATACCTTCGTTATTCTTTTGTCGAATGCGATTCATCCACGAGGAGCTCCGCCGATCTCAGTGGTGCGAGGACAAGTCGCCAGCGCAACAGCTCGCGCACTTCGACTCCCTGAAAGGCCACGCTCTGATGTGATAACTTCCAAAACTCTTACGGGAATTGATGCGCTCGAGGCTAGTCACTTTGAGGCACTGGCGCAGGCTGCGAAACGTCATGGCAACCATCTGCGGCTGGGACTGCTTACCAATCAGACTGGGCTTGATCGCGAGGGGAGACGTACGATCGACATTCTGTTTCATAGCATTCCTGAAGTTGAGCTCAAGACGTTGTTCTCGCCGGAGCACGGCCTTCTGGGAGTGAAAGATTCGACAAAGATTAGCAATGATGTCGATCCTTCGACGCAATTGCCTGTCCTTAGCCTTTATGGAGTAAAGCCGGAGCAGCGTCGTCCGAGTATCGAGTCTTTGAAGGGCCTTGATGCTGTCGTGATTGATCTGCAGGATATGGGAGTTCGCTTCTTCACGTACGAAGTGGTGGTTGGTTATTTTCTTGAGGCTGCCGCCCAGGCGCATATCGAGATTATCCTGCTGGACCGTCCTAATCCGAACGGGGGGATTGCAGTGCAGGGTCCGGTCTCTGATGCTGGCGCTGAGTCATACAACAACTACATGCAGATGCCGGTTCGCAATGGCATGACCCTTGGTGAGCTCGCGCGGTACTTCAACAGTGAACGCAAGATTCCGAGTGTCACTTCACCCAATATTCAGATTCCCATTCGAGCTCAACTTACCATTGTGCCGATGCAGAACTGGGAGCGTCGGGAGTTCTTCGACGAGACTGGATTGATCTGGACAAACCCCAGCCCGAATCTGCGTAGCCCTGTGGCCGCCACGCTCTATCCGGGGATTGGCATGACGGAGATGACCAACATCTCGGTTGGACGCGGCAGCGATAAACCCTATGAGCATATCGGCGCGCCGTACATCAATGGTCCAGAGCTTGCGGCTTACCTGACTGCGCGCAATATTCCTGGTGTGAGCATTACAGCAACGAGCTTTGCCGTTGCCGAAGACTCGAATCACTATCCGTCGCACGGTAAGACGATTCCGGGAGTTGCCTTCACGGTGACTGATCGAAACATCTTCGATTCACCAGAGTTTGGGCTTGAAGTTCTGAGCGCATTACACCATCTCTATCCTGAATTTCAGCTGGCAAAGGCCGCTTACCTCGTCACAAACGTTGATACGATGCAGGCGCTGACAAACCAGGATGATCCGCGAAAGATCGCTGCGGCCTGGAAGACAGAACTGGCAGCGTTTGAACATCGACGGCAGGAATATCTACTTTATAAGTAG
- the phoU gene encoding phosphate signaling complex protein PhoU, with the protein MPRINFQLQLVALKDKLLAMAALSQQALSLSLEAYLTGDLGLCDHVREIEAAINTAERDVDEMAYDLLAKEQPMAIDLRFILSVIKINGDLERIGDQATNIASRTQFLHDSPKISLPIDIPDMGEKVGVMIRRAIQSLLEADAKLAESVLAMDDEIDDMNRDVQNELMEVMQQHPVVSGQALNAIIISRNLERAADHATNIAEDVIFWVRGSDVRHKLSLAEAD; encoded by the coding sequence ATGCCCCGCATCAACTTTCAGCTACAACTGGTAGCTCTCAAAGACAAACTTCTCGCCATGGCGGCGCTCTCGCAGCAAGCGCTCTCGCTGTCGCTGGAGGCATATCTCACTGGAGATCTTGGGCTTTGCGACCATGTAAGAGAGATTGAGGCGGCGATCAATACCGCTGAGCGCGACGTCGATGAGATGGCGTACGATCTGCTGGCAAAAGAGCAACCGATGGCCATCGATCTACGCTTCATCCTGTCAGTCATCAAGATCAATGGAGACCTTGAGCGCATCGGCGATCAGGCTACCAACATTGCGTCTCGGACGCAGTTTCTGCACGATTCGCCGAAGATCTCCCTTCCCATCGACATTCCAGATATGGGAGAGAAGGTGGGGGTGATGATTCGACGCGCGATTCAATCGTTGCTGGAGGCCGATGCCAAGCTTGCCGAGTCCGTGCTGGCAATGGACGACGAGATCGATGATATGAACCGCGATGTGCAAAACGAGCTGATGGAAGTCATGCAGCAACACCCGGTTGTCAGCGGACAAGCGCTCAATGCCATCATCATCTCGCGTAATCTCGAACGCGCAGCAGACCACGCGACGAACATCGCCGAGGACGTCATCTTCTGGGTCAGAGGTTCCGACGTGCGACACAAACTGTCTCTGGCAGAAGCCGACTAA
- a CDS encoding nitrite/sulfite reductase — protein sequence MSTPDAPPVKETKAQKSERLKLAKNPWEAWDEVRQFAKEGRGSVLPEWAGTYFKWWGVYTQGDGIGATGGVGGEGKATEFFMMRIGLPNGILSSAQLRVIGELTKKYARNLADITTRQNIQLHWLTIEALPEVVDALTAVGLSPKGACGDVVRNVTGCPLAGLDGHEMIDASPLAVEIAHKLTANPEFYNLPRKFKISVTGCPLWCSYPEINDVALTAIKRVVDGKEEVGYTLRVGGGLSTEPHLAVRIPAFIRQDQAYAVVNATAEIFREQQELRENRTRARIKYLFMRHGWTAESFLNALESKLGYKLDPSPSAEDIVPDDVYRDHIGVTRQRQPGVSAVGASVLRGRLSGDQLLQLAELAEQYGTGELRTTIMQNIIIVNVPNEKTASLVIALNSMNLQVDVSAFWRGAIACTGTEFCKLAIAETKGFSKWLVSEMEERLPGFDQQIKLHVTGCTNSCGQHWIADIGLEGKKIKKDGQSVDAFYFCVGGAVGRFARTARPLGYRAAADEVPDAIERLLRSYLADRLPDEDLRAYFARTDDDSLRAQLAGTIVDPVERDAPPVGAGRHAPGE from the coding sequence ATGAGCACGCCCGACGCACCACCCGTCAAAGAGACCAAAGCACAAAAGTCCGAACGGCTGAAGCTTGCGAAGAATCCCTGGGAAGCGTGGGACGAGGTCCGCCAGTTTGCGAAGGAGGGTCGGGGCTCCGTGCTTCCTGAGTGGGCCGGCACTTACTTCAAGTGGTGGGGCGTCTATACCCAGGGTGATGGTATCGGTGCAACGGGTGGTGTCGGCGGCGAGGGCAAAGCTACTGAGTTTTTTATGATGCGTATTGGGTTACCGAATGGCATTCTTTCGAGCGCGCAACTCCGCGTGATTGGTGAGCTGACAAAGAAATACGCACGGAATCTTGCGGACATAACGACGCGGCAGAATATCCAACTTCACTGGCTGACGATTGAGGCTCTTCCCGAGGTAGTCGATGCCCTGACTGCTGTGGGGTTGAGCCCTAAGGGGGCCTGCGGCGATGTGGTTCGCAATGTAACCGGCTGCCCTCTGGCTGGACTTGATGGACACGAGATGATAGATGCCTCCCCGTTGGCTGTTGAGATCGCACACAAACTGACGGCCAACCCGGAGTTTTACAATCTGCCGCGCAAGTTCAAGATCTCCGTTACAGGGTGCCCGTTGTGGTGCTCGTACCCAGAGATTAACGATGTCGCACTGACTGCGATCAAACGCGTCGTCGATGGTAAAGAAGAGGTTGGTTATACGCTTCGGGTTGGGGGTGGACTCTCTACCGAGCCTCATCTTGCGGTGAGGATTCCAGCTTTTATCCGACAGGACCAAGCCTATGCGGTTGTTAACGCGACTGCGGAGATCTTTCGCGAACAGCAGGAGCTTCGCGAGAACCGTACACGCGCACGTATTAAATACCTTTTCATGCGACATGGTTGGACTGCCGAGTCCTTCCTCAATGCATTAGAGAGCAAGCTTGGCTATAAGTTGGATCCGAGTCCGAGCGCGGAAGACATCGTTCCAGATGATGTATACCGTGACCACATCGGGGTTACGCGGCAGCGTCAGCCTGGGGTGTCGGCCGTTGGCGCAAGCGTTCTGCGGGGAAGGCTTTCTGGTGATCAGCTTCTTCAACTGGCTGAACTGGCTGAGCAATATGGTACCGGCGAGCTGCGCACAACCATCATGCAGAACATCATCATCGTCAATGTGCCAAACGAGAAGACGGCGAGCCTGGTGATTGCGTTGAACAGTATGAATCTGCAGGTTGATGTGTCGGCATTTTGGCGAGGAGCGATTGCATGCACGGGCACAGAGTTCTGCAAGCTCGCGATCGCCGAGACGAAAGGCTTCTCAAAGTGGCTGGTCAGTGAGATGGAGGAACGGCTTCCAGGTTTCGACCAACAGATTAAGCTGCATGTGACTGGATGCACGAATAGTTGCGGACAACATTGGATCGCCGATATCGGTCTCGAAGGGAAGAAGATCAAGAAGGACGGCCAATCGGTCGATGCTTTTTATTTTTGTGTTGGGGGAGCCGTTGGCAGGTTCGCGCGAACCGCTCGGCCGCTCGGCTACCGGGCTGCTGCTGACGAGGTCCCCGATGCGATCGAGAGACTGCTGCGCAGCTATCTCGCGGATCGGCTGCCGGACGAGGATCTTCGTGCTTATTTTGCGCGAACCGATGATGATAGCCTTCGCGCACAGCTCGCCGGCACGATAGTCGATCCTGTGGAACGGGATGCGCCTCCGGTCGGTGCTGGCCGTCATGCGCCAGGAGAGTAG
- a CDS encoding precorrin-2 dehydrogenase/sirohydrochlorin ferrochelatase family protein produces the protein MDLFPIFLKIAARPCMVIGAGNLAESKIESLRTAHAKVTVIAPAARPSIVDLAVAGEIEWQQREYVDGDLAGQFLVVAATDNAAVNRAVYHEATQKNVICNAVDDPPFCDFYFPSVVRRGDLQIAISTAGASPALSQRLRKEINAQLPLDAGDWLSDLGDLRREVTQMEPLNEERRWLLHQLAQREVCGYDGCPSRVMAREHALTNPLPERKS, from the coding sequence ATGGATCTGTTTCCTATCTTTCTTAAGATCGCTGCCCGGCCTTGCATGGTGATTGGAGCGGGCAATCTTGCAGAATCGAAGATCGAATCGCTACGAACTGCTCATGCCAAGGTCACGGTGATCGCGCCCGCTGCACGTCCCTCAATTGTTGATCTGGCTGTCGCCGGAGAGATCGAGTGGCAACAACGGGAGTACGTGGACGGTGATCTGGCCGGACAGTTTCTGGTGGTTGCCGCGACGGATAATGCGGCCGTCAACCGTGCCGTTTACCATGAGGCTACGCAGAAAAATGTCATCTGCAATGCGGTGGATGATCCACCGTTCTGCGACTTTTACTTCCCTTCCGTGGTCCGGCGGGGAGATTTGCAGATCGCCATCTCTACGGCTGGAGCCAGCCCGGCGCTCTCGCAGAGGCTTCGCAAAGAGATCAATGCTCAACTTCCGCTGGACGCCGGAGACTGGTTGAGCGACCTGGGTGACTTACGCCGTGAAGTGACGCAGATGGAGCCGCTGAATGAGGAGCGGAGGTGGCTGCTTCACCAGTTGGCACAGCGTGAGGTCTGCGGGTATGACGGATGCCCTTCTCGTGTGATGGCGCGAGAACATGCGTTGACCAATCCGCTGCCTGAGAGGAAGTCTTGA
- the cobA gene encoding uroporphyrinogen-III C-methyltransferase, translating into MNAAAQPGNVYLAGAGPGDPNLLTLRVLRLLETADLILPDDLVSAEILALAHPGAEIIPVGKRCGQPRITQAEIHVLMLEAAQAGRSVLRLKSGDPLIFGRAGEEMAALRAARIPFEVVPGITTAFAAAARLKTPLTDRSAASKLILATAHHAAGKSEPTPKWAGGLADDATLVIYMPGRKFRVLAEDLIASGIVPDTPCVAISNATAPEEHIHRTTLAGLDDADVGPAPVILLIGHAIQLPASDDRELKDVLSLESAANCSGSAG; encoded by the coding sequence TTGAACGCCGCCGCGCAACCAGGCAATGTCTATCTGGCAGGAGCGGGGCCTGGAGATCCGAATCTGCTGACGCTGCGTGTGCTTCGGCTGCTTGAGACCGCGGATTTGATTCTTCCTGATGATCTTGTCTCTGCCGAGATTCTCGCGTTGGCTCACCCAGGTGCGGAGATCATTCCGGTTGGGAAGCGATGCGGGCAGCCGCGCATTACGCAAGCCGAGATCCATGTGTTGATGTTGGAGGCTGCCCAGGCAGGCAGGTCGGTGCTCCGGCTGAAGTCCGGTGACCCTCTCATCTTTGGACGAGCGGGAGAAGAGATGGCGGCGCTGCGGGCGGCTCGGATCCCATTCGAGGTGGTCCCCGGGATCACGACTGCCTTTGCCGCTGCTGCACGACTCAAGACGCCGCTGACCGATCGTAGCGCGGCTTCCAAACTGATTCTCGCTACGGCGCATCACGCGGCGGGAAAGTCGGAGCCAACGCCAAAGTGGGCTGGAGGATTGGCTGACGACGCTACCCTGGTTATTTATATGCCCGGCCGCAAGTTTCGCGTGCTGGCTGAAGACCTAATTGCATCCGGAATTGTTCCCGACACCCCGTGCGTCGCGATCAGTAACGCGACTGCGCCTGAGGAACACATCCACCGTACGACTCTCGCAGGGCTGGACGATGCAGATGTCGGTCCCGCACCTGTGATTCTGTTGATTGGTCATGCGATTCAACTCCCGGCATCCGACGACCGGGAGTTGAAGGATGTACTAAGCCTTGAATCTGCGGCGAATTGCTCCGGCAGCGCCGGCTAA
- a CDS encoding phenylalanine 4-monooxygenase, which yields MGTATSTPNLAQGKLNVAAPYLIEQTWSDYTPEQHSIWAELVSRRMPQLRDYACREYLDGFRQIGLQEDKLPNLSEVSALLQPRTGWQSTPVSGFLPADAFFEMLAARMFPTTTWLRSRDSMEYTPEPDIFHDVFGHVPMHAHPVFANFLESYGKICARLTDPEALERMGRLFWFTVEFGLIRQNGEIKVYGSGLISSHGECTRVLAGGCEVKDFDLDAVLNQEFQTSEMQSVLYAVESFDQIYEATTLAESRLT from the coding sequence ATGGGAACTGCAACTTCAACACCGAATCTCGCCCAAGGCAAGCTGAACGTGGCCGCACCGTATCTGATCGAGCAAACCTGGTCCGATTACACCCCCGAGCAACACTCCATCTGGGCCGAACTGGTTAGCCGCCGCATGCCGCAACTCCGCGATTACGCCTGCCGGGAGTATCTGGACGGCTTCCGGCAGATCGGTCTCCAGGAAGACAAGTTGCCCAATCTCTCAGAGGTCAGCGCGCTCCTGCAACCCAGAACCGGCTGGCAGTCCACCCCAGTCAGCGGCTTTCTACCAGCCGACGCCTTCTTCGAGATGCTGGCCGCACGCATGTTTCCCACCACGACCTGGCTCCGTTCGCGCGATTCGATGGAGTACACCCCAGAACCGGACATCTTCCACGACGTCTTCGGCCACGTCCCCATGCACGCCCACCCGGTCTTCGCAAACTTTCTTGAAAGCTACGGCAAGATCTGCGCACGCCTCACCGATCCCGAGGCGCTCGAGCGCATGGGCCGCCTCTTCTGGTTCACTGTCGAGTTCGGTCTCATCCGGCAGAACGGCGAGATTAAGGTCTACGGCAGCGGCCTCATCTCGTCTCACGGCGAATGCACCCGCGTTTTGGCCGGAGGCTGCGAGGTGAAGGACTTTGATCTTGATGCCGTCCTCAATCAGGAGTTTCAGACCAGCGAGATGCAATCGGTTCTCTACGCTGTGGAATCCTTCGACCAGATCTACGAAGCCACCACGCTGGCTGAAAGCAGGCTGACGTAG
- a CDS encoding response regulator transcription factor produces the protein MNVVHFDTTTRSNEELPEENASPAGIRVVLADSQAIYRVGMKKVFALEDDIRVVAQVETLQNLYAALQRYPTDVVVLEGQLISGTIDAIPELVRQAPDAKLIVQVSETDESNTVELYRRGVRGVVPRSISPDLLVKCVRKIAEGETWIDNQSISWVIEAYRSQATSLTDPKVQPKLSKKELAIISCITRGMRNKEIAYQIGTTEQVIKNYLRKVYDKLGVSDRLELALYCLHHELLKKYLVDTDPAAAAHTEPSQPLRAKM, from the coding sequence ATGAATGTAGTCCATTTCGATACGACAACTCGCAGCAACGAGGAATTACCGGAAGAAAACGCATCCCCGGCTGGCATTCGTGTCGTTCTTGCCGATTCGCAGGCGATCTATCGCGTAGGGATGAAGAAAGTTTTTGCGCTCGAAGATGACATTCGGGTCGTGGCCCAGGTCGAGACGCTTCAGAACCTATACGCCGCCCTGCAACGCTACCCCACCGACGTCGTCGTCCTCGAAGGACAGCTCATCTCCGGCACCATCGATGCCATTCCAGAGCTCGTCCGCCAGGCGCCCGACGCAAAGCTCATCGTCCAGGTCTCCGAGACCGACGAGTCCAACACCGTCGAACTCTACCGCCGTGGCGTTCGCGGAGTCGTGCCCCGCTCCATCTCCCCCGACCTCCTCGTCAAGTGCGTCCGCAAGATCGCCGAAGGTGAGACCTGGATCGACAACCAGTCCATCAGCTGGGTCATCGAAGCTTACCGCTCTCAGGCCACCAGCCTCACCGACCCCAAGGTTCAACCCAAGCTCTCCAAGAAAGAACTGGCTATCATCAGCTGCATCACTCGTGGTATGCGCAATAAAGAAATCGCTTACCAGATCGGCACCACCGAGCAGGTCATCAAGAACTACCTGCGCAAGGTCTACGACAAGCTTGGAGTCTCCGACCGTCTTGAACTTGCCCTCTACTGTCTGCACCACGAGCTTCTGAAGAAGTACCTGGTCGACACCGACCCCGCTGCAGCTGCCCATACCGAGCCATCGCAGCCCCTCCGCGCCAAAATGTAA
- a CDS encoding PilZ domain-containing protein: MAQWQMPNGENPVRTAVRFPMRLPIRVQTEQGELEAMTENISANGLLFVSEQLPHIDSRIEFTIAMPSAVMGTTNDVTIHCIGRVVRHYLQNGEKKAAAVIDEYFLKA, translated from the coding sequence GTGGCTCAGTGGCAGATGCCGAACGGGGAAAATCCAGTTCGCACCGCAGTACGTTTTCCTATGAGACTTCCCATACGGGTGCAGACAGAGCAGGGCGAGTTGGAGGCCATGACAGAAAACATCTCGGCAAACGGTTTGCTCTTTGTGAGTGAACAGCTGCCGCACATAGACAGCAGAATTGAATTCACCATAGCAATGCCTTCGGCAGTTATGGGCACTACAAACGACGTAACCATACATTGCATCGGTCGCGTCGTCCGCCACTATCTGCAGAACGGTGAGAAGAAAGCGGCCGCAGTGATCGACGAATACTTTCTAAAGGCCTGA
- a CDS encoding DUF1284 domain-containing protein, whose amino-acid sequence MTIQLRPHHLLCMLTFVGKGYSPAFVANFEQVVRRIAQADEDVQIVQGPDDLCLPYLSDAGCHCHNTSVLKRDRLAAEAISRLLQRPLHAGVSLQISRSLVPTLRAAFADGTIRQACAGCQWKPTCDGVVQSGFAESCLMPTSELSNDH is encoded by the coding sequence GTGACCATCCAGCTTCGGCCGCACCACCTGCTCTGCATGCTGACCTTCGTCGGCAAGGGGTACAGCCCCGCCTTCGTTGCCAACTTCGAGCAGGTGGTCCGCCGTATCGCTCAGGCAGATGAGGATGTTCAGATCGTTCAAGGTCCCGACGATCTCTGCCTCCCCTATCTGTCCGATGCCGGCTGTCATTGCCACAACACGAGCGTTCTTAAGCGCGACCGCCTCGCAGCGGAAGCAATCAGTCGTCTCCTTCAGCGGCCACTTCATGCTGGTGTCTCTCTCCAGATCAGTCGGTCCCTTGTCCCAACGCTACGCGCAGCATTTGCTGATGGAACTATCCGCCAAGCCTGTGCAGGTTGCCAGTGGAAGCCGACCTGCGACGGCGTCGTGCAATCAGGCTTCGCGGAAAGCTGCCTCATGCCAACATCCGAACTGTCGAACGATCACTGA